One Serinus canaria isolate serCan28SL12 chromosome Z, serCan2020, whole genome shotgun sequence DNA window includes the following coding sequences:
- the EMB gene encoding embigin has protein sequence MTTQDSNQTQVISVTKMQTGHELPDAATQELKPGGKQSADGTVYEIVLPGPSEKSISLASPGKVELVCKLDENSNLKNPQVTWKKGSETISHTTKTQNSWAIQVTVSGSSELGSYTCFLKAEKEISATFHLNVPPVDGREKPMIVYIGDIAVMVCKTEHNPKAWSWYMTNGTELVSIDKILPKDKYDITIPSASKSRLEVHRLTTADTGVYWCEAAFDLAGSKARFDVKVLSIAEPLKPFIAVVAEVAILVTTIALYEVYSKRKAKGGEKEFDQIEQLKSEDNVAEKALPAECDALGDGESL, from the exons ATGCTGCCACACAAGAGCTCAAGCCAGGAGGCAAGCAGAGCGCTGATGGTACAGTGTATGAGATAGTCCTACCTG GTCCATctgaaaaaagtatttctttggCCAGTCCAGGTAAAGTTGAACTTGTATGCAAATTAGATGAGAATTCCAATTTGAAAAATCCTCAAGTGACTTGGAAAAAGGGAAGTGAAACAATCAGTCACACCACTAAAACTCAGAACAGCTGGGCCATCCA agtgACCGTCTCAGGGAGCAGCGAGCTGGGAAGTTACACTTGTTTTCTGaaggctgaaaaagaaatcagtgcaACGTTTCACTTGAACG TACCACCCGTTGATGGAAGAGAAAAACCCATGATCGTTTATATAGGAGATATAGCTGTAATGGTTTGTAAAACTGAGCATAATCCCAAGGCTTGGAGCTGGTATATGACCAATGGAACTGAGCTG gtttccATTGATAAAATTTTGCCTAAGGACAAGTATGACATTACGATCCCATCTGCCAGTAAAAGCCGTTTGGAGGTACACAGGCTCACCACGGCAGATACTGGTGTATATTGGTGTGAAGCTGCTTTTGATTTAGCGGGCAGTAAAGCGAGGTTTGACGTTAAAGTTCTGTCCATCGCAGAACCTCTCAAACCCTTTATAGCAGTTGTGGCTGAAGTTGCTATTCTTGTAACTACTATTGCCCTCTATGAGGTGTATTcgaaaaggaaagcaaaag GAGGTGAAAAAGAGTTTGACCAAATTGAGCAACT taAATCAGAAGACAACGTAGCTGAGAAAG CTTTACCTGCTGAGTGTGATGCCCTGGGGGATGGAGAATCCCTGTGA